One stretch of Thermoprotei archaeon DNA includes these proteins:
- a CDS encoding GNAT family N-acetyltransferase, with translation MSSQSDRRFIIRLVTDSDKDFVMSYTSKTWEWGDYIGYVWDKWINDKNGQFVAIDVNGKAVAICHMDVIEGGVAWLEGMRVHPDYRNKGFASILTSYCISIAKERGLSYAMLVTSSKNKPAQRVAEKLGFSVMARYTNFKDEVKEFAKEESKAHRATLHEFDLVWNYLSSSCNYSFNNGIIGSQSKKWAFTFINEKTLKEDIILGNVIIHGVRQLDGIAILGSTSDDDNLYVRFIDGVPDGLKEIVKALRLYRSESGLNGIEGFAPVTSLIINILKDEGFSVNEGRQLLVYALKFSS, from the coding sequence TTGTCGTCCCAAAGTGATCGAAGGTTTATAATTCGGTTAGTGACTGACAGTGATAAAGATTTTGTAATGAGCTATACTAGTAAGACTTGGGAGTGGGGAGATTACATAGGTTATGTTTGGGACAAATGGATTAATGATAAGAATGGACAATTTGTAGCTATAGATGTAAATGGTAAAGCTGTAGCTATATGCCATATGGATGTAATCGAAGGTGGCGTGGCATGGTTAGAGGGTATGCGTGTGCATCCTGATTATCGTAATAAGGGGTTTGCTTCTATACTCACGAGTTATTGTATAAGTATTGCCAAAGAGCGAGGGCTTTCGTATGCTATGTTGGTCACGTCTTCAAAAAATAAGCCTGCACAGAGAGTAGCGGAGAAGTTAGGATTTTCTGTAATGGCTAGGTATACGAATTTTAAAGATGAAGTTAAAGAATTTGCTAAAGAAGAAAGTAAGGCGCACAGAGCAACACTTCATGAATTCGATTTAGTGTGGAACTATCTATCTTCTTCTTGCAATTATTCGTTTAATAATGGTATAATTGGTTCTCAGTCGAAAAAGTGGGCCTTTACGTTTATTAATGAAAAAACTTTAAAAGAAGATATCATTTTGGGCAATGTAATAATTCATGGGGTAAGGCAGCTTGATGGAATTGCAATTTTAGGCTCTACATCGGATGATGATAATCTTTATGTTAGATTCATCGATGGTGTTCCAGATGGGCTTAAAGAAATAGTTAAGGCTTTACGGTTATATAGGTCTGAATCTGGTTTGAATGGTATAGAAGGATTTGCACCAGTAACAAGTTTAATAATTAATATCTTGAAGGACGAGGGTTTTAGTGTTAATGAGGGAAGACAATTGCTTGTTTATGCCTTGAAATTTTCTAGTTAA
- the cysS gene encoding cysteine--tRNA ligase yields the protein MNYVQMQIYNTLTGSKELFEPVIPGIVKMYVCGPTVYDHSHVGHARTYVVFDIVRRFFEFIGYSVFYVQNITDIDDKIINRAIKENRDWKEIADYYIKAYFEDMDRLLIKRAYVQPRVTEHINDVINFITRLIEKGCAYVSQDGSVYFNVDSYNNYGELSKIKREELKTVEPGEGKRKAYDFALWKSFKPNEPYWNSPWSKGRPGWHIECSVMSTKYLGEEFDIHGGGQDLIFPHHENERAQSEALFGHRWVKYWMHTGLVTVSGQRMGKSMGNMIPLKELLTKFKPEALRLYLIGTQYRSPLEFNFEGLEHASQSYDKLLASLELLTKISKEVEPSYKLDEKELLIMNDLVNIEKNFIEAMADDFNTPLALTYLYKLQSIVRGTIVYNPTYAVVNKSLHLFQDFGAVFGLFEKQLTQVQTSETDLTSKVIDLLIEVRQHHRKTKDYTTADWIASELRRLGIEIEDFKDRTVWRIKK from the coding sequence GTGAATTATGTGCAAATGCAAATTTACAATACATTAACTGGAAGTAAAGAGTTGTTCGAGCCTGTTATACCAGGTATTGTTAAAATGTATGTATGCGGACCGACGGTCTATGATCATAGTCATGTAGGTCATGCAAGAACCTATGTAGTGTTCGACATAGTCAGAAGATTCTTTGAGTTTATTGGCTATAGTGTATTTTATGTTCAAAATATAACAGATATAGATGACAAGATAATAAATCGTGCAATAAAAGAAAATCGTGACTGGAAAGAAATTGCTGATTATTATATAAAAGCATACTTTGAGGATATGGACAGATTACTCATAAAAAGAGCGTATGTGCAGCCACGAGTAACCGAACATATAAATGATGTAATAAATTTCATAACAAGGCTAATTGAAAAAGGTTGTGCTTATGTATCTCAAGATGGTAGTGTCTATTTCAATGTAGATTCGTATAATAATTATGGCGAACTTTCAAAAATAAAACGTGAGGAATTAAAAACAGTAGAGCCAGGTGAAGGAAAAAGAAAAGCTTATGACTTCGCGCTATGGAAGTCTTTCAAACCAAACGAACCTTACTGGAATAGCCCATGGAGTAAAGGAAGACCTGGATGGCACATAGAATGCTCTGTAATGTCAACCAAATATCTCGGAGAAGAATTTGATATACATGGCGGAGGACAAGATCTAATATTCCCGCATCATGAGAATGAAAGAGCACAGAGCGAAGCATTATTTGGACATCGATGGGTCAAATACTGGATGCACACCGGTTTAGTCACAGTTTCTGGGCAAAGAATGGGGAAATCCATGGGAAACATGATTCCCCTAAAAGAATTATTAACAAAATTCAAACCCGAAGCTCTCAGATTATACTTAATAGGAACTCAATACAGGAGTCCACTGGAATTTAATTTTGAAGGTTTAGAACATGCGTCACAAAGCTATGATAAACTTTTAGCCTCATTAGAACTTCTCACAAAAATAAGCAAAGAAGTAGAACCATCATACAAACTAGATGAGAAAGAGTTATTAATCATGAATGATTTAGTAAACATTGAGAAAAACTTCATAGAAGCTATGGCTGATGACTTCAACACTCCATTAGCACTTACATATCTTTATAAACTACAATCAATAGTAAGAGGAACCATAGTCTATAATCCAACGTATGCTGTAGTAAATAAATCACTGCATCTTTTCCAGGACTTCGGTGCAGTATTCGGTTTATTTGAAAAACAATTAACACAAGTACAAACTAGTGAGACAGATTTAACATCAAAAGTAATAGATTTGCTCATTGAGGTCAGACAACATCATAGAAAAACAAAAGACTACACTACAGCCGATTGGATAGCTTCAGAATTAAGAAGACTCGGCATAGAGATAGAAGATTTCAAAGACAGGACAGTATGGAGAATAAAGAAATAG
- a CDS encoding chromatin protein Cren7 yields MAKCPKCGTEVASPQKSWQLAPKGRKPITIGLFKCTNCGTYFRKAVK; encoded by the coding sequence ATGGCGAAATGCCCAAAATGTGGAACTGAAGTAGCCTCTCCACAAAAGAGTTGGCAACTTGCTCCAAAAGGAAGAAAACCAATAACAATAGGTCTCTTTAAGTGTACAAACTGTGGAACATACTTCAGAAAAGCAGTAAAGTAA
- a CDS encoding cation diffusion facilitator family transporter — translation MHDDSLVHKYKEDNKLLLVLGISIALFAFEVIGGIISNSLALISDAGHVLTDIFALTLSFLAIKISHRLPTNKMTYGFHRIRIIAAFINGLLLFLLSFYIFYEAYVRLFNPPEVLPMLLLVFAMIGLLVNLYMVLILKQTADLNVKSAYYHVVTDTLQSVTVIAGGVIIMTTKMYITDTIISIIIGIFILRGGVHIVKNAIDVLLESVPANIRLEDVKETLMRVDGVKDVHDIHVWCITPEIMMLTCHVAITDSNLNSATEILSRINLLLKEKYNISHSTIQIEPWKERN, via the coding sequence ATGCATGATGATAGTCTAGTGCATAAGTATAAGGAGGATAATAAACTATTGCTTGTACTAGGTATTAGTATTGCGTTGTTTGCATTTGAGGTGATAGGGGGTATCATAAGTAACAGTTTAGCTTTAATAAGTGATGCCGGACACGTATTAACTGATATATTTGCTCTTACACTAAGTTTTCTGGCAATTAAAATATCTCATAGATTACCTACGAACAAGATGACTTATGGATTTCATAGAATCAGGATAATAGCAGCTTTTATAAACGGTTTACTACTCTTTTTGCTCTCGTTTTATATATTTTATGAGGCGTACGTAAGATTATTTAATCCACCAGAAGTTCTCCCTATGCTTCTATTAGTATTTGCGATGATAGGACTCCTTGTTAATCTTTACATGGTATTAATATTAAAGCAAACTGCTGATTTAAATGTTAAATCAGCTTATTATCATGTGGTTACTGATACTTTACAATCAGTTACTGTAATTGCTGGAGGTGTTATTATCATGACAACAAAAATGTATATCACTGATACTATAATAAGCATTATTATAGGAATATTCATTTTAAGAGGAGGAGTACACATAGTAAAAAATGCTATTGATGTGCTCCTTGAAAGTGTACCTGCTAACATACGTTTAGAGGATGTGAAAGAAACGTTGATGAGAGTGGATGGTGTTAAAGATGTCCATGATATTCATGTTTGGTGTATAACACCAGAAATAATGATGTTAACATGTCATGTTGCAATTACTGATAGCAATCTCAATAGTGCAACTGAAATACTTTCTCGCATAAATTTATTGCTTAAAGAGAAATATAATATAAGTCATTCGACAATACAGATAGAACCATGGAAAGAAAGAAATTAA
- a CDS encoding glucose 1-dehydrogenase, producing MRTLEINNLYEDLKNKIVLITGASRGIGHAIAKEFHRHGSIIAVNYNTNEELAKRLKKELGRRVEIFKADISDRVQVKEMVERIHALLGKIDVVVNNAGILHLMKFEDYREDYFEKMLRINLFGSIYTILETLSDMKEKNNGAIINIASIAGLGTSLQGTTFYAITKASLIILTKRLAFELGSYGIRVNAIAPGWISTDMTVRSKNQEEIARTKELIRSKTMLNITGEPEDIAKVAVFLASNVSRYITGQTIVVDGGRFDYLTHSI from the coding sequence ATGAGAACCTTAGAAATAAATAATTTATATGAGGATCTTAAAAATAAAATAGTTTTAATTACTGGAGCATCTAGAGGAATAGGTCATGCGATAGCTAAAGAGTTTCATAGACACGGTTCAATAATTGCTGTGAATTACAATACTAATGAAGAATTAGCAAAAAGATTAAAGAAAGAACTTGGCAGAAGAGTTGAGATATTTAAGGCTGACATATCTGATCGTGTTCAAGTTAAAGAGATGGTTGAGAGAATACATGCTCTCTTAGGTAAGATTGATGTTGTAGTAAATAATGCAGGAATCTTGCATCTTATGAAGTTTGAGGATTATAGGGAGGATTATTTTGAAAAAATGTTAAGGATCAATCTTTTTGGCAGTATTTATACAATATTAGAAACGCTCTCTGACATGAAGGAAAAGAACAATGGTGCAATAATTAATATTGCTTCTATTGCAGGATTAGGGACCTCATTACAAGGAACAACATTTTATGCAATAACCAAAGCATCATTAATAATATTAACTAAGAGATTAGCGTTTGAACTTGGTTCGTATGGCATACGTGTAAACGCAATTGCCCCAGGTTGGATTTCCACTGATATGACTGTTAGAAGTAAAAACCAAGAAGAGATAGCAAGAACAAAAGAATTAATCAGATCAAAGACAATGTTAAATATTACTGGAGAGCCAGAAGACATTGCTAAAGTTGCTGTATTTCTTGCTTCAAATGTTTCCAGATATATCACAGGACAAACTATTGTTGTGGATGGAGGAAGATTTGATTATTTAACACATAGTATTTAA
- a CDS encoding TIGR00269 family protein gives MKVCKCGKSAFYYRAHTAETLCESHFVHSIEENVKRNINKNNLFTWNDKIMIAASGGKDSSVLLYILSKIEKNYPAADLFAVTIIEGIPQYSENREKIVKEVINIATNDGGRKIEHYVFHFKKEYGYTLSEIVQEANKRKTGLNPCSYCGVMRRRLLNTVAKQLGATKVATGHNLDDEAQTILMNMGRNNIERLLRVGPKPIKDLPGFIPRVKPLRYVPENEITLYAYLKNMPSFEQECPYVELSLRGKLRKFLNDLEKTQPGFKYNLVKSVDNILEQIKPEVYQPSFIIETVNINNVIKEPQIKFCKRCGEPTSTGDLCRACELLEELGITT, from the coding sequence ATGAAGGTATGTAAATGTGGAAAATCAGCATTCTATTATAGAGCGCACACAGCAGAAACACTTTGTGAATCACACTTTGTACACTCAATAGAAGAGAATGTGAAAAGAAACATAAACAAAAACAACCTTTTCACATGGAATGATAAAATAATGATTGCTGCATCAGGAGGTAAGGATAGTTCAGTACTACTATACATACTTAGCAAGATCGAGAAAAATTACCCAGCAGCAGATCTCTTTGCAGTAACAATAATAGAGGGAATACCACAATACAGCGAAAATCGAGAAAAAATAGTAAAAGAAGTGATAAATATAGCAACAAACGATGGAGGAAGAAAAATAGAGCACTATGTGTTCCACTTCAAAAAAGAATATGGATACACATTAAGCGAAATAGTACAAGAAGCAAACAAAAGAAAAACAGGTCTCAATCCTTGCTCATACTGTGGAGTCATGCGAAGAAGATTACTTAACACAGTTGCAAAACAATTAGGAGCCACGAAAGTAGCCACAGGACACAATCTAGACGATGAGGCTCAAACAATTTTAATGAATATGGGACGAAACAATATAGAAAGACTGCTAAGAGTTGGACCAAAACCAATAAAAGATTTACCAGGTTTCATACCAAGAGTAAAACCATTAAGATATGTTCCAGAAAACGAAATCACGCTCTATGCATACCTAAAAAACATGCCATCATTTGAACAAGAATGTCCCTACGTAGAACTTTCTCTAAGAGGAAAACTACGTAAGTTCCTTAACGACCTAGAAAAAACACAACCAGGATTCAAATACAATCTAGTAAAATCAGTCGATAACATTCTGGAACAAATCAAACCAGAGGTATATCAACCAAGCTTTATAATAGAAACAGTAAACATTAACAACGTCATAAAAGAACCACAAATTAAATTCTGCAAACGTTGCGGCGAACCAACATCAACCGGTGATCTATGCAGGGCATGCGAACTCCTAGAAGAACTTGGAATAACAACATAG